A single Anatilimnocola floriformis DNA region contains:
- a CDS encoding SdrD B-like domain-containing protein, producing the protein MAGWTVYLDLDNSGTLNNDAAGTAEPSAVTNRDGFYSINRLVPNTYRVGGVMQSGWTATAPVLQDVIVTAGRSTRSDFFNFSGGDIVGTVWNDLNQDNIRATDPTSGTFTEPGLAGWTVFLDLNNDRLPGVDEPATIAAADGSYSFVGLPPGDYELTEVLPTGWDVPSRFDIRQSAGVAARQQVVQDFANFSLTNGSIQGVIWNDANANGVRETDPATGEFAEPGLADWTVFLDTNNNRALDAGELSTLTDANGNYAFISLDAGDYEVTEVLPDGWDVSPTFDSRQTVAVAGGEVSTPVISRISPCRTVQFAAPCGTTSIATDCGM; encoded by the coding sequence CGGAACACTGAATAATGATGCTGCAGGCACGGCCGAACCTTCGGCAGTCACCAACCGGGACGGCTTTTATTCGATCAACCGGCTCGTGCCGAATACCTACCGCGTCGGCGGAGTGATGCAGAGCGGTTGGACCGCGACAGCGCCCGTTTTGCAGGACGTCATCGTCACCGCGGGTCGGTCAACCCGAAGCGATTTCTTCAATTTCAGTGGCGGTGACATCGTCGGAACCGTTTGGAATGACCTCAATCAAGACAACATCCGCGCCACTGATCCCACTTCAGGCACCTTCACGGAACCGGGGCTGGCAGGCTGGACGGTGTTCCTGGATCTCAACAACGATCGACTCCCCGGCGTCGATGAGCCAGCCACGATCGCGGCAGCCGATGGCAGCTACTCGTTCGTAGGGCTACCACCGGGCGATTATGAATTGACGGAAGTTCTCCCCACGGGTTGGGATGTCCCGTCGCGCTTCGACATTCGTCAGTCGGCAGGTGTTGCCGCCCGGCAGCAGGTAGTGCAGGACTTTGCCAACTTCAGCCTGACCAACGGTTCCATTCAAGGCGTAATTTGGAACGACGCCAATGCTAATGGGGTGCGCGAAACCGATCCAGCGACAGGTGAATTTGCGGAGCCAGGACTCGCCGATTGGACTGTCTTTCTCGACACCAACAACAATCGCGCACTCGATGCTGGCGAGCTATCGACCCTGACCGACGCCAACGGCAACTATGCCTTCATCAGTCTGGACGCCGGTGATTATGAAGTCACGGAAGTCCTGCCAGATGGCTGGGACGTTTCCCCTACGTTCGATTCCCGCCAGACGGTCGCGGTCGCTGGCGGCGAAGTTTCAACGCCGGTGATTTCGCGAATTTCACCGTGCAGAACGGTTCAATTCGCGGCACCGTGTGGAACGACCTCAATCGCAACGGATTGCGGGATGTGA